In Rhinoraja longicauda isolate Sanriku21f chromosome 6, sRhiLon1.1, whole genome shotgun sequence, the following proteins share a genomic window:
- the sdr42e1 gene encoding short-chain dehydrogenase/reductase family 42E member 1 produces the protein METSEKITASKTMLITGGGGYLGCRLGCTLQKMGLKVILFDIHSPLVEVPDTVSFIKGDICNYLEVEAAFRNVDCVFHLASYGMSGREQLNIKLIEDVNLKGTDNVIKACLRNGVPRLLYTSTYNVVFGGQVIKNGDESLPYLPLHLHPDHYSRTKSLAEMKVLNANCTKLKKGAGVLWTCALRPAGIYGPGEQRHLPRIVNYVENGLFKFVYGAADCLVEFVHVDNLVSAQVLASEALTGGKNYIAAGQAYFISDGKPVNNFEFFKPLVEGLGYKYPTIRLPLSLIYYFAFLTEIVHCFVGRIYNFQPFLTRTEVYKTGVTHYFSIQKARKDLGYNPQEHSLKEIVEWFKTRGHGRKLSMYNIRRFMWDVVFLMLLLIVIMSWLPVVSA, from the exons ATGGAGACATCAGAAAAGATCACAGCATCCAAAACCATGCTGATAACTGGCGGGGGAGGTTATCTAGGATGTAG ACTGGGCTGCACCCTGCAGAAGATGGGCCTAAAGGTGATTCTGTTTGACATCCACAGTCCTTTAGTGGAAGTGCCTGACACAGTAAGCTTTATAAAGGGAGATATCTGCAACTACCTAGAGGTGGAGGCTGCATTCAGGAATGTAGACTGTGTTTTCCATTTAGCTTCTTATGGCATGTCTGGTCGGGAGCAGCTAAATATAAAGCTGATAGAGGATGTTAATCTAAAAGGAACGGATAATGTTATCAAAGCATGTCTGAGGAACGGAGTACCAAGACTTCTTTACACAAGTACGTACAATGTTGTGTTTGGGGGCCAAGTAATTAAAAATGGAGATGAATCGCTGCCATATCTTCCGCTGCATCTTCACCCAGATCACTACTCGAGGACCAAATCTTTAGCTGAGATGAAGGTGCTGAACGCAAATTGCACAAAACTCAAGAAAGGCGCTGGTGTTTTATGGACATGTGCCCTGCGGCCAGCAGGTATCTATGGACCAGGTGAGCAGAGACACCTTCCAAGGATAGTTAATTACGTGGAGAATGGCCTATTCAAGTTTGTATATGGGGCCGCCGATTGCCTGGTGGAGTTCGTCCACGTTGACAACCTTGTTTCTGCACAAGTACTGGCATCAGAAGCTTTAACAGGAGGAAAAAATTACATAGCAGCAGGCCAAGCCTATTTCATCTCTGATGGCAAGCCAGTCAACAACTTTGAATTTTTCAAACCACTGGTTGAAGGCCTTGGCTACAAGTACCCCACAATTAGATTGCCACTCTCACTCATCTATTATTTTGCATTCCTCACTGAAATAGTTCACTGTTTTGTCGGCCGCATTTACAATTTTCAACCATTTCTGACCCGAACGGAAGTCTATAAAACCGGCGTCACGCATTATTTCAGCATACAGAAGGCTAGAAAAGATCTGGGGTACAATCCTCAAGAACATAGCTTGAAAGAAATAGTGGAGTGGTTCAAAAcccgtggtcacgggaggaaattATCCATGTACAACATTAGACGCTTTATGTGGGAtgttgtatttttaatgttgCTGTTGATTGTTATCATGTCTTGGCTTCCAGTAGTATCTGCATAA